A window from Populus trichocarpa isolate Nisqually-1 chromosome 3, P.trichocarpa_v4.1, whole genome shotgun sequence encodes these proteins:
- the LOC7461933 gene encoding protein PAF1 homolog gives MASYRPFTAPPQPPQPPQQQQQRPNQYTQSYNPQLAPPPQNYQNYSQHYPQPPRPAPPPHQQYPYQRPPPPESSYPPPPPPPAPLQQQPPPPPPPNMYYPTSHYALQSLQQPIQPPPPPPPPSSPPPSSSIPPPPPPSSPPPPPPKDSAFERDKGVSQEKREHDHPNHGKHQQQQSQLPLVVKKANGHPGRVETEEERRLRKKREFEKQRQEENRRQQLKESQNSALLKNHVISSQKGHGSIVGSRLGDRVATPLLGGERAENRLKKPTTFMCKLKFRNELPDPSAQPKLMPLKREKDRFTKYTITSLEKMYKPQLYVEPDLGIPLDLLDLSVYNPPSVRPLLAPEDEELLHDDESVTPVKRDGIKRKERPTDKGVSWLVKTQYISPLSMESAKLSLTEKQAKELREMKGGCKLLDNLNKRERQIKEIQASFASNKLPPVHATNKNLKPVEILPLLPDFDRYGDKFVTVAFDGAPTADAENYRKFDPSDRDAYESWAIMKACVASGSDPANPEKFLAYTVPSPDELSKDMYDENEDILYSWIREYHWDVRGDDVDDPSTFLVSFDEAEARYLPLPTKISLRKKRAREGRSGDEIEHFPIPSRVTVRKRAVAATIEQRDSGAISNSRGNNSRMERFEDEDGLGRLQRVALDEDLHHSSGAEDEMSE, from the exons atggcCTCCTATAGGCCATTCACCGCACCACCGCAACCGCCACAACCACcgcaacaacaacagcaaagaCCAAATCAGTATACTCAAAGTTACAATCCTCAATTGGCCCCACCACCTCAAAACTATCAGAATTACTCACAACATTACCCTCAGCCGCCCCGCCCCGCCCCGCCTCCTCACCAACAATACCCTTATCAGCGACCCCCTCCTCCTGAATCCTCTTacccacctcctcctcctccaccagcACCACTACAGCAacagccgccgccgccgccaccacctAATATGTACTATCCCACTTCACATTATGCTCTTCAATCATTGCAGCAGCCAATTCagcctccacctccacctccaccccCTTCGTCTCCTCCTCCCAGCTCTTCAATTCCACCCCCACCCCCTCCCAGCTCCCCACCCCCTCCCCCTCCTAAGGACAGTGCATTTGAAAGAGATAAAGGGGTGTCTCAGGAGAAGAGAGAACATGATCATCCCAATCATGGGAAACATCAGCAGCAGCAGTCGCAGCTTCCTCTGGTGGTGAAGAAGGCGAATGGGCACCCAGGGAGGGTGGAGACCGAGGAGGAGAGGAGGttgaggaagaagagagagttTGAGAAGCAAAGGCAGGAGGAGAACCGTAGGCAGCAATTGAAAGAGTCGCAGAACTCTGCTTTGCTAAAGAACCACGTGATCTCTTCTCAAAAAGGGCATGGTTCCATTGTTGGTTCACGGTTGGGGGATAGGGTGGCAACTCCATTGTTGGGTGGGGAGAGGGCTGAGAATAGGTTGAAGAAGCCAACGACCTTCATGTGCAAGTTGAA ATTCCGGAATGAACTTCCTGATCCGAGTGCTCAACCGAAGCTGATGCctttaaagagagagaaagatcg ATTTACTAAGTACACAATCACATCTTTGGAGAAAATGTATAAACCTCAACTATATGTTGAGCCAGATCTTGGGATACCTCTTGACCTTCTTGATCTCAGTGTATACAA TCCTCCTAGTGTTAGACCACTTCTTGCTCCTGAAGATGAGGAATTGTTGCATGATGATGAGTCAGTCACCCCTGTAAAGAGAGacggcataaaaagaaaagaaaggccaACAGATAAAGGTGTTTCTTGGCTAGTGAAGACACAGTATATATCTCCTCTTAGCATGGAGTCAGCTAAACTG TCTCTGACTGAAAAACAAGCTAAAGAACTGAGAGAGATGAAGGGAGGCTGCAAGCTTTTGGACAATCTCAataaaag GGAGAGACAAATCAAGGAAATTCAAGCATCGTTTGCCTCAAACAAGTTACCCCCTGTGCATGCaactaataaaaacttaaagccAGTCGAGATTCTGCCTCTGCTACCTGATTTTGATCG GTATGGAGATAAATTTGTCACAGTAGCATTTGATGGTGCTCCTACAGCTGATGCAGAAAATTACAGGAAGTTCGATCCATCTGACCGTGATGCCTATGAATCATGG GCTATTATGAAAGCTTGTGTGGCATCAGGTTCAGATCCGGCTAACCCAGAGAAGTTTTTGGCATACACAGTACCTTCTCCAGATGAG CTGTCAAAGGATATGTATGATGAAAATGAGGATATCTTATATTCTTGGATTCGCGAGTATCATTGGGAT GTACGGGGGGATGATGTCGATGACCCTTCAACGTTCCttgtttcatttgatgaagCTGAAGCTCGCTATTTG CCTCTTCCCACAAAGATTAGTTTAAGAAAGAAGAGAGCCAGAGAGGGAAGATCAGGTGACGAGATTGAACATTTTCCTATACCGTCAAGAGTAACTGTGAGGAAAAGAGCTGTAGCTGCTACAATTGAACAGAGAGATTCGGGG GCTATTTCAAATTCAAGGGGAAACAATTCAAGGATGGAAAGGTTTGAGGATGAGGATGGCCTTGGAAGACTACAGAGGGTTGCTCTAGACGAGGACCTTCACCATTCTAGTGGGGCTGAAGATGAGATGTCTGAGTGA